A region from the Arvicola amphibius chromosome 12, mArvAmp1.2, whole genome shotgun sequence genome encodes:
- the Fut1 gene encoding galactoside alpha-(1,2)-fucosyltransferase 1 yields the protein MWTPSRRQLCLAFLLVCVLSAGSFFFHLCGGNFFRNKLTLSFLCPDYHLLKSPVAMVCLPSPLQTVNASASPSCPGQVSSLSGTWTISPGGRFGNQMGQYATLLALAQLNGRRAFIQPEMHATLAPVFRISLPVLDPEVDSLTPWQHLVLHDWMSEEYSHLEDPFLKLSGFPCSWTFFHHLREQIRREFTLHDHLREGAQHLLSGLRLGPRGIRPHTFVGVHVRRGDYLQVMPDRWKGVVGDRAYLQQAMDWFRARHKDPIFVVTSNGMKWCLENIDTSRGDVVFAGNGQESTPGKDFALLTQCNHTIMTIGTFGFWAAYLAGGDTVYLANFTLPDSEFLKIFRPKAAFLPEWVGINADLSALQAQIDSWKSDGLLRLV from the coding sequence ATGTGGACCCCCAGCCGCAGGCAGCTCTGCCTGGCCTTCTTGCTGGTCTGTGTGCTCTCTGCCGGTTCCTTCTTTTTCCACCTGTGTGGAGGAAACTTCTTTCGAAATAAGCTaactctctctttcctgtgtCCGGACTACCACCTGCTGAAGTCCCCAGTGGCCATGGTATGCCTGCCCAGCCCATTGCAGACAGTCAACGCCTCCGCCTCCCCTTCCTGTCCTGGACAAGTCTCCTCACTCTCTGGGACTTGGACCATCTCCCCAGGAGGCAGGTTTGGTAATCAGATGGGGCAGTACGCTACATTGCTGGCCCTGGCCCAACTCAATGGCCGCCGAGCTTTCATTCAGCCTGAGATGCATGCCACCCTGGCCCCGGTATTCCGCATCTCCCTGCCTGTGCTGGACCCTGAGGTGGACAGCCTGACGCCTTGGCAGCATTTAGTCCTCCATGACTGGATGTCAGAGGAGTACTCCCATCTGGAGGACCCCTTTCTCAAGCTGTCCGGTTTCCCTTGCTCTTGGACCTTTTTCCACCATCTCCGGGAACAGATCCGCAGGGAGTTCACCCTGCATGACCACCTTCGGGAAGGTGCCCAGCACCTGCTGAGTGGGCTCCGCCTAGGCCCCCGGGGCATCCGCCCTCACACCTTTGTGGGTGTACACGTGCGTCGTGGAGACTATCTGCAGGTGATGCCCGATCGCTGGAAGGGTGTGGTGGGGGACCGAGCTTACCTCCAGCAAGCCATGGACTGGTTCCGCGCCCGACACAAAGACCCCATCTTTGTGGTCACCAGCAATGGCATGAAATGGTGTCTGGAGAATATTGACACATCCCGTGGGGACGTGGTCTTCGCGGGCAATGGGCAGGAGAGCACGCCAGGGAAAGACTTTGCGCTGCTCACACAGTGCAACCACACCATCATGACCATTGGGACCTTCGGCTTCTGGGCGGCCTACTTAGCTGGTGGAGACACTGTCTACCTGGCGAACTTCACCCTGCCAGACTCGGAGTTTCTGAAGATCTTCAGGCCTAAGGCTGCCTTCCTGCCTGAGTGGGTGGGCATTAATGCAGACCTGTCCGCACTGCAGGCTCAGATTGATTCTTGGAAGTCAGACGGTCTTTTAAGATTGGTCTGA
- the Fgf21 gene encoding fibroblast growth factor 21, which yields MGWMKPRAGVLGPWVPLLAAFLLGVCQAHPIPDSSPLLQFGGQVRQRHLYTEDDQGTEAHLEVREDGTVVGATLRSPESLLELKALKPGVIQIRGVKASRFLCQQPDGTLYGSLHFDAEACSFRELLLEDGYNVYQSEAHGLPLRLPKRDSLSQGLAAWGPVRFLPVPGQLHQPQEPPGFLAPEPPDVGSSDPLSMMGPLQGRSPSYAS from the exons ATGGGCTGGATGAAGCCTAGAGCTGGGGTCCTGGGACCATGGGTCCCTCTGCTGGCTGCCTTCCTGCTGGGGGTCTGCCAGGCACACCCCATCCCTGActccagccccctcctccagTTTGGGGGTCAAGTCCGGCAGAGGCACCTCTACACAGAGGACGACCAGGGCACTGAAGCCCACCTGGAGGTCAGGGAGGATGGCACAGTGGTAGGCGCCACACTCCGCAGCCCAGAAA GTCTCCTGGAGCTCAAAGCCTTGAAGCCAGGGGTCATTCAAATACGGGGTGTCAAGGCCTCTAGGTTTCTTTGCCAACAGCCAGATGGAACCCTGTATGGATCG CTTCACTTCGATGCTGAGGCCTGCAGCTTCAGGGAGCTGCTTCTTGAGGATGGATACAATGTCTACCAGTCTGAAGCCCATGGCCTGCCCCTGCGCCTGCCTAAGAGGGACTCTCTAAGCCAGGGCCTAGCAGCCTGGGGACCTGTGCGTTTCCTGCCTGTGCCAGGCCAGCTCCACCAACCGCAGGAGCCACCAGGGTTCCTGGCCCCAGAGCCCCCCGATGTGGGCTCTTCTGACCCCCTGAGCATGATGGGGCCTTTGCAGGGCCGAAGCCCCAGCTATGCTTCTTGA